tatgtttatatatttttattatgatactgtaatacaaatatatatttttttaactaaaaccaaattttggtttcaaattattattattattattatcatcattattataattattattattattattgatgtctattattattttttaaatatatttatatatatttaatgataatactcttgaaaaaatatttgacttAAAACCAAATTTTGGTGTCAAATTATTCttgttattaattgtaattaattattatcattattgttgttgtattttgaaagtaattgtttaataataaaactctttaaaaatgatttgactCAAAACCAAACTTTGGTTTCAAATTATTactaatagttattattattattattattattattattatattttgaagtacTCGTTAAGTACATACGCACTTATAATGATATCACTCTTtatcaataaaacatgaaaataataaataaagaaataacgaAAATTAAAAGATATTAATTAAATCAGGATGAAGTGAGTGATTCGTCATATGAGCATTCCCACAGACTGTGAGGAGCTGATCTCAGGTCAGCGGAGCCATACACTGAAAAACACAACAGTATGATCATATAAACCCGTGTGgagaatgtttgtgtgttttgaatattattaacCGGTGCCGAAATGATTGTCAGTCAGGCAAAGGCGGGGCAGCCATTGAAGGACCCCGGCCGCCCTTCCGTGTGACGCGGTGTTCGTCAGCGCTGTGTTTACACTTCAATAATTCTGTTTTCTGGCacttctattctttttctatcgATAACATGCCCTTGTTCGAAGGCTTGGGCAGTGGAGGGGAGAAGACGGCCGTGGTCGTTGATTTAGGAGCGGCGTACACAAAGTGAGTGCGGTCTTATAAATAATCTCGTGATGTGAACGATGATTTAGTCAAAAATACGTATTTATACGTCCTTATTCTTGAAAACAATGACACTgacacacaaatattttgttaCCGTGGATTTAGGAGCACGATAGCGTGTAACTACCATGTTATTCGAACAGTTACCTCGCTGATACCAGGGTAACGCAGTAATTTAGTACTCAGCGAGTAACgttatttgaaaaactaatggtaaaataccataaaatgtgaagtcatattttattccataatttatgctgaaatataaaaaagttatattattatataaacaaattatatatatatatatatacatacaaatgtcCCTAAAAAGGTTTTATGTTGATTtatgcatattataatatatatatatatatatatatatatatatatatatatatatatatataatatatatatatatataatattattattttttcagattattattattatcattgtagctattatttttatttttgactaatcttatatatatatatatatatatatatatatatatatatatatatatgtatttttttgaatgataataCTCCAAAAATTATTTGACTTAAAACCAAATATtggtttcaaattattattattatttatgtatgagttgtaattattattattattattgtatgagttgttattatgtattattattattattattattattgtatgagttgtaacgattattattattattattctttactaatatgattttatttatatatatatatctatatatctatatatataatatatataataatgataatactcTTAACGAATGTATTGACTTAaaaccaaattatatatatatatatatatatatatatatatatatatatatatatatatatatatatatatatatataaatggtccTAAAAAGCCTTTATGTTGATGTATGCcgagtaaaaatattataataaattattattaaaaaatatataaatatagaaaatcttaatggtccttaAAAGGATTTGTTTTACTACTAAACAAAAAGtatcagtattattgttatattaaagtatcaaatatacaaacataagaaccaaattatcaatttaaaaatttaataattttttttttttaactacagatAATCCTTATATATCATAATGTGAAGCAGAGATATTTTTGGTGTTGATGTGTTTGATGGGTGATGGTCTGGTGTGCTctggtgtgtttgtgtagatGTGGTTTTTTGCTGGAGAGACGGGGCCCGAGGTTCATCATTCCCAGTGAAATTAAACGTGCCGGATCTCCAGAGGTCTGTCTGAGAGCAGTCTCATGCTCCTGTGTGAATTATCTCTATTTCTAATCACAATAATCAATTAACATCTCTCAGGCTGTTCGAGTCGTCCAGTACAACATCAAAACCTATTAGATTTATGATCATGTCAACACCGAGGAGCTCTACAGCATCCTGAAGGAGTTCGTCCACCTGCTGTACTCTCTCTCAGGCTGTTCGAGTCGTCCAGTACAACATCAACACCGAGGAGCTCTACAGCATCCTGAAGGAGTTCGTCCACCTGCTGTACTTCCGGTAGCAGACGCTGTCCTCTTCTGTCTGAGAGCGGTTTGTGTTTGTTCATGGCAGCTGAACTCGTGATGCTGTTCCTCCCTTCAGGCATCTGCTGGTGAATCCTCGAGACCGGCGCGTGGTGATCGTGGAGTCCATCCTCTGTCCCTCACACTTCAGAGAGACGCTCTCCAGAGTCTTCTTTAAGCACTTCGAGGTGAAGTCATGCTGCGTCTGTGTCCTCAGCAGTTCATAATAGAGAAGATGAATGAGTCTGGGGAAGCCTAACTGAAAATGATATTTAGATATGCTTCCGTTTGGACAACTAATAGAAGGCATTTAAATAAACGCTCGTGTGTAAGTCCTGTCTGCTGAAAGACACTAATGTTAAAAGTACTTTCTGTTGCAGGTGCCTTCGGTCCTGTTTGCTCCGAGTCATCTGATGTCTGTCATGACTCTGGGCATCCAGTCGGCTCTCGTCATGGACTGTGGATATACAGAGACGCTGGTGTTACCAGAATCCTTAGAGCGCAAATAAGCTCTTAAACTATTTAATAGTTCACCATATCATGACTGTTCACTGTAAATGTGCTCTGCACcctcatctgagatcaggatgagtttgtttcttcatcagatttggagaaattgcatCACTTGGTcactgcaagtgaatgggtgccgtcagaatgagagtcctaacagctgataaaaacatcacaataatccacaagtaatccacagcactccagtccatcagttcacacccggagaagacaaaagatgaaacacatccagcgttaagatgtttttaactaatatACGAAGaactgttattatggattatagactctatgtattttagttaaaaatgtcttaatgctggatgtgtttaatcttttgtcttctccagatgttaactgatggactggagtgctgtggattacttgtggattatttatcagctgtttggactctcattctgacggcacccattcacttgtaGTGAGCAAGTGAcgcaatttctccaaatctgatgaagaaacaaactcatccacatctctgatgaactgagagtgagcacattttaatttttggttgaactaatcctttaattctTATTCCTGGTCTGAATGATTGAACAGCTcgttgtgtttacacacacagtgTTATCTGTGGTTTGAAGTGGTTAGATGACTTTAACAGTGCACTAGATCTATGAAGGCGTTCCGATCCTGTCCGCGTGGGAAGCTCTGCCGATGGGAGGAAAAGCCATTCATCGGTAAGTCTGTGTGGAGGATTGCATGAAAAGCGTGTGTGGGATCACGATGCTTGTGTTCTCAAGTGCTCTTGTTGGTCTGTAGGGAGCTGCACAGTCTGCTGAGTGAGCAGTGCACGCTGGACACCGACTCTGGCACCGGACTCAGTCTGCGCACCGTCATCAGTAATCCAACACACACGTCACAGCACACGATTTGTTGTGCatcatatttgatgcatcaggcttttatggctcatgtaCTGCTTAGTGTTTAATAGTCTGCTGGTCTTTGTCACAGACTCTATTCCAGAGGATGTTGTGGAGGATATCAAAGGTACGTCATATAGACACGCCTCCTCATGCACGAAATATGATATCACTCTACATTACTCTCGACTGGTCTGTAAAATGAAAAACGGATTGCAAACAGCCTTTCATGTTGACTTGGACAACTAACTGTGTTACAACTAACTGTGTTGTCTGTATTTAGTGCGGACGTGTTTCGTTAGTGACCTGCAGAGGGGCATGAAGATCCAGGAGGCCAGATTTAACCTGGACGGGTCCGCTGAGGTCAGAGAACATGCTTAAAGCTGCTAATCGACTCGGATATATCATTGCTAtaaatattagggggaaaaaacacaaaattgagcagcaaatcatcatattagaatgatttctgaagatcatgtgacactgaagactggagtaatgatgctgaaaatacagctgcacatcacagaaataaattacactttaacagatattcacagagaaaacagctgttttacattataatattttttcacaataaaattgTTTTTCGTGTATTTTCCATCacataaatgcaggtttggtgaacaaaaacataaataaaaaaaatcttttttttttttgttagctctACAACTGTGATTGATGGTGACGCtgcctttaaaaaatttaaataaattattcaacaCAACACTATTCAAGAAAACATtatcaaaggaataaaataaactgattctgtattaatattcatataaaaatgatcCCACAGTGTGTAACATGTTTTTAACTGTTTGCTTTGCTCATCTGTGATATTTTATACTTGTTAATGATTGCATGTCCCATCTTCATTTATAGTTCACGAAGAACATCATTTACCAATAacatatttaaatctttatttaatgtgttaacGTTGACAGCCCTGCTTCAGTTTAACTCTGTAAGATCGGATGTGGAATTAGTATGTGTTtaaacttgattctgattggtcctTCAGAGACCGGCTCCTCCCCCAGATGTGGAGTATCCTCTGGATGGACAGAAGATTCTGCATGTTAAGGGAGCCATCAGGTAAAAGCCTTCAAGCAGACGTGATGATCTGCTTTATCCCAGCGGGAATACCTCGAGGTCACATGTTTGAGATGACACGTTCTCTCTTACACACGGGTTTTGTTAATTAACCTGACCCACATGTTCTGCTGTTCTCCAGAGACTCTGTGGCCGAGATGTTGTTCGAGCAGGACAATGAGGAGAAATCCATCGCCACGCTGCTGCTGGACACTTTGGTGAAGGTACGAAAGACCAGCTGACTTCCAAACGAAGAGGAACTTTAGCAGAAGACTGAGCTTCACTTTAAAACAACACTTGATCAAGCGGCTCACACGGTTTTTGTTCACTGTTAAACATATTAAGCCTTTCTGATTTCTTCTGCATGACGTCAGGCGACGGTTTTTATTCCTGAAAAGTTCCTTTCAACCATTTTTATGCGATACAATGATAAATTCTGAAAGTTTTTCTAGTGACAAGTACTTTTGAAAAATCCCACGTTACGAAATTAAAGTAAAACGAAACCAAAAACAGTCAATTAGTTGTCACGTTTACTTTATAATCAACACTCAAGTAATAAGTGAGTTGTATATAagcatttaaattgcacataaagcCGTTTAGAGATGAGATGATTCCTTGTTGacatgtaaacatttaaacagtggctGTAATAAACACTTGTTTCAGATTCATTCAAACTTAATTGCACGCAAGTCAGTTTTTATATCTGCTAATTAATAATTcgttgttgaaatataaacagTGGCTGATTTGtgtaaacatacattaaataataaagacaaaagttcagtaacaaatataatatttaatttagaagcATAATGTTCCTCCTAGAATGATCTCATCAGGTTTATGGACACTGAATGTCTTTTCTGGAGTAAATGTGACACATTATTGATCTCAAGCTGTTTTAATGTGAAACACACGATTAACAGCCGCTTACAGAGCGGGTTCAGCTAAACATTTTTGGTTGCCAAAACTtcaatgcataatttatttttaagttatataattTCAAAGCAACACCTTTAGTAAGCATCAACACCTAGCGCATGTTGACGTCTTTGCCGTCCTCGGTTTTCCCAGCATTCACCTTGTTGGTTCTGTGTCTGTTCCTCGCCAGTGTCCCATCGACACTCGTAAGGTTCTGTCGGAGAACCTGGTGATAATCGGCGGTACGTCCATGCTGCCCGGGTTCCTGCACCGACTCCTGTCTGAGATCCGCTCGCTGGTGGAGAAACCCAAGTACCGCGATGCGGCTACCAAGAGCTTCCGGATCCACAGCCCACCCGCCAAACCCAACTGCACCGCCTGGTTAGGAGGTGAGGCTTTGAGACTCCTGCCCTCTGCATTCACGTTGTGTTAAAGTGAtctagggtgaactattcctttaactcttCATTGAACCTTGAACCATTCATtcaagtttgttttgtttcttctccCCATGTAGGTGCTATATTTTTGGAGCACTGCAGGACATTTTAGGGAGTCGCTCGGTGTCCAGAGACTACTACAGCGAGACGGGCCGCATCCCAGACTGGTGTTGTCTCAGCACTCCTCTACCGGATTCAGTCTATGAGGCGGGAAAGATGCCGCCGCCGCTCATGAAGAGGGCCTTCTCCACCGAGAAATGAACTGGACACTTCAAATCTAGCCTCCTCTAAATCTGCTTATTCACATATGCTCTTGTATGCAGATCTATAATAGCCTAATGTCTTTCATATTAATCAGCTGTGCTAAATTTGATTGGTAGGTGACGAAAGCCACTATAGGAGTCAGTCACCATCGGCTCGCCTGCAGGCCTCTGCTTCACTCTTCAAAGAGAGGAGAAAATCAATCTTTTCAAACGCATTAAACGGTTTCCAGAGACCCTCCAGATATTCATCCAGTctaaactatggaagtcaaattcccgccactgaataaaaactaaaaaaaggttgttgctgttttatatctcacaattctgacataaccttgcaattgtgagttaagTCAGCATTCTGAGATATAAGCTCAATTCTGAGAACAAGGTCAGAAtgttgagtttatatctcgcaattctgactttataactcgcagttgcatgagaaaaaaaaaaaatcacatttttatataacacgtattgctacttaaggaaaaatttacttgagtacaagtaacagtactgaaaaataatatgactcaagtaagagtaaaaaagcaGTTTGCGGAAAAACCGACTCAAGTTACTAAGTTTcaaagtactttagtattatttttctgttttgtaccCAAAATGAGAcgatgtgagcattatggagcaggTTCATTCTCATGATGCTCAACACTCacagtataatattttatttaaaagaaattctgCCTCACTGTGATCagaagcaacatggaaccacagaagctaactgtttcaaacacgactgatgttatatagtgattttggagcaaaacatgacATTAGTCTCATAAAATGTTTGACGCTATGTTAAGCAAACACACTAACTATCCCTGTTTTATTACTAATTCTGAAATGCACATTCACATATaagattatgtggttgttttttaaGAAGGGCAAAAGCAGAGAAGGGTAAGtgaaggtttaaaagaaaagaaagggttttttttaaaacagtgtgaatAGAAAGGTGCCAGTATAAGATAATGTGGGGTATGGGTAAGATTGAGCATCGTTTCAAATTAAAGAAATGAGGGGGACACGTatgtcttttaataaaaataaaattgacttttgtctaattgacaggctttatttttCCGTATGTCTTTTAATTggctaagaaatcaaatacactgcagCACACagaagtgattttaaatgcatctgattgacagatgaATTGTGTATCAGCCCAGATGCATGTAAAAATGAATGCACTTTTTTATTCAATGtgttgttaatgttgaggtttatttaaataaagagagGTGATTTTACCAGTCATCTGAACCCGTGTGTGCATGTATTTAAGACACATTGTtcttgctccatccatgcaataacTGCGTCCTTCTATCAACCGAGTTTCTATTTACTTATACTGCGTGTTGAATATCACCGGTATGACCCATTTCAGGAGGCtgacaaaattagatttaaaatccAGAGCCATAGCTCTCATTCACTGACTACTAAACGCTATGATGGAGTCTCTTCCGTGTTGCTCTTCAGGAGAGAGAGCGGGGAGTTTGCTGCTTGGTTTTGCTCCCTCCTTTgtctatttatttctttattgtactTGTggttggtgaaaaataaatgttaccgAAGTTGAATACTTAGTTTTTATTTgctcaagtaaaaagtaaaagtatcacaatttaaatatactcaagaaagtagaaaaaaatgtactcaagtactgtAATGAAATTATTTGTAAGTTTTTGCGagttaagtcagaattgtgagataaaaaactcggaatctgactttttttctttgcaattatgactttttttctcagaattgcgagtttaaatctcgaaaattgtgactttttttctcatgcaattgcgagtttattaAGTCCGATTTTTTAAGGACGAAAAAaatgttctcagaattgcaagtttatatctcacaattgcaagaaaaaaagtcagaattgtacaatataaaaagtcacaattaccttttttgttttttttattcagtggtgtaAAATGCCTTCCATACTAAACCATGTCAGTGCTTATGTAGTGTaggttacttttttatattaaaatgaatgcttGATCTTGCACCATCAAAGACAGATCATGGAAGGCATCTTGACCATAGTGCTAAGAAACTACATAATATTTCAATTGTGTTTGATAATGTGTTTGAAGTACTGaatatgttcaaaagtttggtagtATTTAGaggttgtgaaaaaaaataacacattcaaaaattGGTGTTTGTAGCTGGGGTCTTGTCCaaagattgcttttttttttttttttttttttttagattgctttttttttttttttttttttttttttttattgcaatcatGTTTACTGGAGGAAGTCTGAGGTCTGATCTTGAATAAAAAGCTGTCAGGACTGGTTCTCTTTAACTCTGTATTCTCCAGTGGTTTCAATAAACTTCCACTTATATACTTCAGTGAAAGCTAATTCCCCCAAGGAAATGAAACGagtaaatttggaaaataaagtcAGCATCACTGAGATGTAAGCAAACTTTTTTAAGATTAGTACGATATTTTTGAAATTCAGCAAGTTTGTGCCTTTAGgttcaaaatgaaaaaagataaaaatttaaTCTTAAGAACCAATGAGAATCACCCAATTGCTTGAGTATCAATAATGTAAGTTATGGAGAATCATGATTGTTTAATGAAGAGGGAGGGACTGTAGCTAATTAGCTGAAATCTGTAGAGTACAAAAAGACTAAAGGGCAGCATCTCAATAGTGTGATTAGCTGTTGGACAATGGTTGGAAGTTGGTGGTTGGTTCAGGTATTGGCACTGTGTGCTTTCTGTCATGCTCTTCCAAAGTTGAGTAAAAAACTGCCCCAGAATCCTCAAGTCTGATGCCCAGCAAACTGACCCGCAGTTTCAGAAGCATGTTCAACAGACTAATCAGCAGTTTCCTCAGAAGCTTCAGATTCAGGAGCCTGTTCAACAGGAATAATCTGCAGTTTCCTCAGAAGATTCAGATTCAGAAGCCAGTAGCGAAGGCTGAGCCTTGGACAAATGTGCTGTAGTGATTATGAGCAGATCCACTGTGGACAGCCTGGTATCAGTAGTGCTGAATGTGAAGCTATCAACTGCTGCTTTTAGTGGACAGCAGTGTTACTATGGGAAGGCAGGTAAGAGTGAGTCAGTGTGTCTGCTCTCAGTTAAAACTGATCCTCAACATTAATCCTGCTCTTGTACCTTTTGATCCAGTGACTGTCCCGTGTATAAGAGAATGGTCAGTTTGTGGTAGTGGTGGCTAGAGAGATGTTACACTGCCTCGACTGAGTCTGGATTCAGTCAGTCTAATGGGAGGAAGTGACCCACCTTGCAGTCCTGTGGGGGTCCACACCTTCCTTTGCTGGTATACCAGTTCCCTGTGACCCGCATGTGGCACAAGACGTGATGGTGAGTAGCTGCTTCTGGTTTTATTCTGCTTGGCCTATGATGGACTGGATGATCCAACAGTGTTGCTATTTGCAGGAGGGACAGTGGTTATGTGGTGTGCACGAGAACAGAATGACCTCCGTCGTATGAAGTGGGGATGGGACCATTTGGTTCCATCACAAGGACAGCCACTTTGAGTAGGTGATCTATGCTGttcttaatacttttttttttctgccaaaatgCTACAGCTCACCCCGTCTGTTGTCCAGGCTTCTCTTCCAGTGTAGGTACTCTGGCACTTCTGTGCAAGCTCTGGTTGTGGAGGTCAACAATCTTCCTCCACCTCCACCAGTAGCTGCCCCTCCTGGACCCCTCTAGGGTGGAGCTTAGACTGGCCACTGGTAAATGTGTCACCAAGGGGTGTGCTGAAGGTAAGTGTCCTGGTGTTGcctaaatattttctgaaatttcagtttaatcactggtgttcctcaggggatGAGCGCCTACACGTCCTATCTACAGTGATGTGATTATCCCATCACAAAAGTCCTGCGGGAGCCTGTGTATGGTGAGGTGCGCATTTGGAGAGGGAACTGACCCCAACATTTTGTCCTGATGCTTGGACGCTGCTGGGCAACTTCCACCCCCAGTACCACTCAGTCTACCCCAGTGGGACCTTCTGGTTGACGAGGTGAGTATGCCAATATTTACATCCAGCTAGTCTGGGGCTTTTTCTAACTAGCTCCCTTTCAGATGCCCTTACCAGGT
The sequence above is a segment of the Cyprinus carpio isolate SPL01 unplaced genomic scaffold, ASM1834038v1 S000006754, whole genome shotgun sequence genome. Coding sequences within it:
- the LOC109113293 gene encoding actin-related protein 10 isoform X2, which translates into the protein MPLFEGLGSGGEKTAVVVDLGAAYTKCGFLLERRGPRFIIPSEIKRAGSPEAVRVVQYNINTEELYSILKEFVHLLYFRHLLVNPRDRRVVIVESILCPSHFRETLSRVFFKHFEVPSVLFAPSHLMSVMTLGIQSALVMDCGYTETLVLPIYEGVPILSAWEALPMGGKAIHRELHSLLSEQCTLDTDSGTGLSLRTVINSIPEDVVEDIKVRTCFVSDLQRGMKIQEARFNLDGSAERPAPPPDVEYPLDGQKILHVKGAIRDSVAEMLFEQDNEEKSIATLLLDTLVKCPIDTRKVLSENLVIIGGTSMLPGFLHRLLSEIRSLVEKPKYRDAATKSFRIHSPPAKPNCTAWLGGEIFGALQDILGSRSVSRDYYSETGRIPDWCCLSTPLPDSVYEAGKMPPPLMKRAFSTEK
- the LOC109113293 gene encoding actin-related protein 10 isoform X1 gives rise to the protein MPLFEGLGSGGEKTAVVVDLGAAYTKCGFLLERRGPRFIIPSEIKRAGSPEAVRVVQYNINTEELYSILKEFVHLLYFRHLLVNPRDRRVVIVESILCPSHFRETLSRVFFKHFEVPSVLFAPSHLMSVMTLGIQSALVMDCGYTETLVLPIYEGVPILSAWEALPMGGKAIHRELHSLLSEQCTLDTDSGTGLSLRTVINSIPEDVVEDIKVRTCFVSDLQRGMKIQEARFNLDGSAERPAPPPDVEYPLDGQKILHVKGAIRDSVAEMLFEQDNEEKSIATLLLDTLVKCPIDTRKVLSENLVIIGGTSMLPGFLHRLLSEIRSLVEKPKYRDAATKSFRIHSPPAKPNCTAWLGGAIFLEHCRTF